A region from the Hypomesus transpacificus isolate Combined female chromosome 11, fHypTra1, whole genome shotgun sequence genome encodes:
- the LOC124473323 gene encoding GTPase IMAP family member 8-like isoform X3 — translation MAGSVPPCFSELRMVLIRPDRCGLTVANTIFGKEIFEPGNITLKCENENREVNGRKVCLVKSPVWLRGYFLCDTPNIVKDELVLSVAQCPPGPHAFIIQIEANLPFTNLCRRSLQHHLELLGENVWNHTLVLFTNLDCQDNYTVEQHIESEGEPLRWLLNKCANRYHVFDSVQNIDQVEQMFKKVEEMVKENSGRHFEIDSALLSCTEQRRNEVDRKAKERHLRLQEERKQLKRQEELRIIMLGWVIAGKSITGNIILNMDEFGKEGHTTKSVKHCGELEEYRITMVDTPGWWKLLGAEFTSDSVKAEILEGVSMCSPYPHAFLLMIPADTSFTEEQKKVVQDNMKLLGEQVWSHTIVVFTNGKWLGDYTIEHHIESEGEALEWLIEKCGNRYHIFDRDVKDINNVPKLVRTIEEMVSKNNPYEASRETLSPLENRVSTAVQKEDEPLLKMVEVLYSEWDWKASEWFVIEQQLLLASGLLPISPGNQSMNEPLHYCHSDTSHDNWKHALKVSNKRKVSKSVKQEEKIETLLGKYFGIGKESLSELMEKTLKNFDKDNQESLVQGLAHLVP, via the exons aaTTGCGAATGGTCCTCATTAGACCTGACAGATGTGGACTCACTGTGGCAAACACCATATTTGGAAAAGAGATCTTTGAGCCTGgaaacatcactctgaagtGTGAGAATGAAAATAGGGAAGTGAACGGAAGGAAGGTATGTTTGGTCAAATCCCCTGTCTGGCTGAGAGGGTATTTTTTGTGTGACACACCTAACATTGTGAAGGATGAACTTGTGCTCAGTGTAGCTCAGTGTCCACCTGGACCCCATGCTTTCATCATCCAGATTGAGGCTAACCTGCCATTCACCAACCTATGTAGGAGATCTTTACAGCATCACTTGGAGCTACTTGGAGAGAATGTGTGGAATCACACTTTAGTGCTTTTCACTAATTTGGACTGTCAGGACAACTACACAGTTGAGCAGCACATTGAAAGTGAAGGGGAGCCCCTCCGGTGGCTGTTGAATAAATGTGCGAACAGGTATCATGTTTTTGACAGTGTTCAGAATATTGACCAGGTCGAGCAGATGTTTAAGAAGGTGGAAGAGATGGTTAAAGAAAacagcggccgccattttgaaattGACAGTGCACTGCTAAGTTGCACTGAACAACGAAGGAATGAAGTGGACAGGAAGGCAAAGGAAAGACATCTAAGACTGCAAGAGGAAAGAAAGCAGCTTAAAAGACAAGAAG AACTCAGAATTATAATGTTAGGATGGGTCATAGCTGGAAAAAGTATAACCGGAAATATCATCTTAAACATGGATGAGTTTGGAAAGGAGGGACACACAACGAAGAGTGTTAAACATTGTGGAGAGCTAGAGGAATATCGGATAACCATGGTCGACACACCAGGATGGTGGAAGTTGTTGGGAGCAGAGTTCACATCAGATTCAGTGAAGGCAGAGATCCTGGAAGGTGTGTCTATGTGCTCTCCATATCCCCATGCCTTCCTCTTGATGATCCCTGCAGATACGTCCTTCACAGAAGAACAGAAGAAGGTTGTACAAGACAACATGAAGCTACTAGGAGAGCAAGTTTGGAGCCACACCATAGTGGTCTTCACTAACGGCAAGTGGTTGGGTGACTATACCATTGAGCATCACATTGAGAGTGAAGGCGAAGCTCTAGAGTGGCTGATCGAAAAATGTGGGAACAGGTATCACATATTTGACAGAGATGTGAAGGACATAAATAATGTCCCAAAACTGGTGAGAACAATAGAAGAAATGGTGTCAAAAAACAATCCATATGAGGCGAGCAGAGAGACACTGAGTCCCTTGGAGAACAGGGTATCCACAGCTGTCCAGAAGGAAGATGAACCACTTTTAAAGATGGTGGAAGTTCTCTACAGCGAATGGGACTGGAAAGCTTCAGAATGGTTTGTGATTGAGCAACAACTTCTCTTGGCATCAGGACTACTACCTATTTCACCTGGTAATCAGAGCATGAATGAACCATTACATT ATTGTCACAGTGACACGAGCCATGATAACTGGAAACATGCCCTGAAAG TCTCAAACAAAAGGAAAGTTTCCAAAAGCGTCAAACAGGAGGAGAAAATAGAAACTTTGCTTGGCAAATATTTTGGGATTGGAAAGGAGAGTTTATCAGAATTAATGGAGAAAACCTTGAAGAATTTTGACAAAGACAATCAGGAATCTTTGG